From one Lysinibacillus sp. G4S2 genomic stretch:
- a CDS encoding O-antigen ligase family protein, which produces MKMCYTLLFSALIFMSLMQPVEGIYHKLTLLISLVIILLSFLMHKKIIIQNVQASLFFSLYTFFCVISAGVNQDIGLLKNSLQLFCIFLAVAIFFNDIVRKHVKEIVLNGVLLAYIPFLILCFRENHFMYGAFAGVFENPNTLGFSMIGLTIVILMKLYEIIIAMLEGHRQLKLTICLGVYTIFYLFALYVIMLSNARTSLLTIAVVTAAMIVLVVKRMKKRFLPLLKFIFLLIAACLLLVITIYEVDMMQKAFQSILLKMEKKSTNITDGRLDIWKYVFEQFSFWGHGAESLWAIGVSHAHNTFVNILQEAGLLPLVCYAVFLLSIAKDHSQMDKQLVVFTVFVIVAALGVSTFEILYFNVLHILVFVVSGFDRNKNMTS; this is translated from the coding sequence ATGAAAATGTGTTACACGCTACTGTTTAGCGCCCTTATATTTATGAGCTTAATGCAACCTGTTGAAGGGATTTATCATAAATTAACATTGTTGATTAGCCTAGTAATAATCCTGCTATCCTTTCTAATGCATAAAAAAATAATCATCCAAAATGTACAGGCTAGCTTGTTTTTTAGTTTATATACTTTTTTTTGTGTCATTTCTGCAGGGGTCAACCAGGATATAGGGCTATTAAAAAATAGCCTTCAGTTATTTTGCATTTTTTTAGCTGTAGCGATTTTCTTTAATGATATCGTGAGAAAGCATGTTAAAGAAATTGTCCTTAATGGTGTTTTATTAGCTTATATACCATTTCTTATTTTATGTTTTCGAGAAAATCATTTTATGTATGGTGCTTTTGCAGGAGTATTTGAAAATCCAAACACATTAGGATTTTCTATGATAGGTTTGACGATTGTGATACTGATGAAGCTATATGAAATCATAATTGCCATGTTAGAGGGACATCGACAGCTGAAATTGACCATTTGTTTAGGGGTCTATACAATTTTTTATTTATTTGCTTTGTATGTCATTATGTTGTCAAATGCGCGTACATCATTATTAACAATTGCCGTTGTGACAGCAGCGATGATTGTCTTAGTAGTAAAAAGGATGAAAAAAAGATTTTTGCCATTACTAAAATTTATTTTTTTATTAATAGCAGCTTGTTTATTACTAGTAATAACTATTTATGAAGTTGACATGATGCAGAAGGCCTTTCAAAGTATTCTTTTAAAAATGGAGAAAAAATCTACAAATATTACAGATGGTCGTCTTGATATTTGGAAATATGTATTTGAGCAATTTAGTTTTTGGGGACATGGTGCTGAATCACTATGGGCAATAGGAGTTTCTCATGCGCACAATACATTTGTCAATATATTGCAGGAGGCGGGTTTACTACCACTAGTATGTTATGCTGTCTTTCTTTTATCGATTGCGAAAGATCATAGCCAAATGGACAAACAACTAGTAGTATTTACAGTTTTCGTCATTGTCGCTGCACTTGGTGTATCTACATTTGAAATTCTCTATTTTAATGTGCTTCATATACTTGTCTTCGTAGTAAGTGGATTTGATAGAAATAAAAACATGACATCGTAG
- a CDS encoding Wzz/FepE/Etk N-terminal domain-containing protein — translation MNEEITVQSIIKTLQKRWFFILVLTMLSVGIAAMLSFFVLTPIYEAETQILVNQKSYDNQQLVGAQNVDTDLRLINTYNVIIKSPAILTKVVDKLSLTTTPEQLMNQIDVSSASNSQVVNIRVQDENESRAVEIANTVAEIFKEEIPVLMHVDNINILSVAKSSENAAPVKPNKIFNLLIAAIVGFALALLLAYMMETFDKTIKTERDIEEILSLPVIGVVSNIEPQTGKKSKSRGNP, via the coding sequence GTGAATGAAGAAATTACGGTGCAAAGTATAATAAAAACATTGCAAAAACGCTGGTTCTTTATCCTAGTGCTTACAATGTTGTCGGTTGGTATTGCCGCCATGTTAAGCTTTTTTGTTTTAACACCTATATATGAAGCGGAAACACAAATATTAGTGAATCAAAAAAGCTATGATAATCAGCAATTAGTAGGGGCACAAAATGTTGATACGGATCTTCGGCTAATTAATACGTACAATGTCATTATTAAAAGCCCCGCTATTTTAACGAAGGTGGTTGATAAGCTGTCGCTAACGACCACACCGGAACAATTAATGAATCAAATAGACGTCTCTAGTGCAAGTAATTCTCAAGTAGTAAATATTCGTGTACAAGATGAGAATGAGTCTAGGGCAGTAGAAATTGCCAATACAGTTGCCGAAATTTTTAAAGAAGAAATTCCCGTGCTCATGCATGTGGACAATATTAATATTTTGTCTGTTGCGAAATCTAGTGAAAATGCAGCACCTGTTAAACCAAATAAAATTTTTAATTTACTAATAGCCGCTATCGTTGGTTTCGCTCTTGCCCTTTTGCTTGCCTATATGATGGAAACATTTGATAAGACAATCAAAACTGAACGTGATATCGAAGAAATTTTATCACTTCCGGTTATCGGGGTGGTCAGTAATATAGAGCCGCAAACAGGAAAAAAGTCTAAGTCTAGGGGGAACCCATAA
- a CDS encoding CpsD/CapB family tyrosine-protein kinase, whose protein sequence is MRRKKKNKSLMARKLVTVSDAKSIPSEQFRTIRTNIKFAQPNQDVKTILVTSSIPGEGKSTNAANIGVVFSQEGKKVLIVDADMRKPTLHHTFHLANSVGLSSILSRQEKFLDVIQKTFVEGVDIVASGPIPPNPTELLASETMISFMAIAKEKYDIVIFDAPPLLYVSDAQILSNKCDGTILIVNSGTVGKAAVLKSKSILTISQANILGIVLNNFKMKCNKYYQYYGIE, encoded by the coding sequence ATGCGAAGGAAAAAGAAGAACAAATCACTGATGGCCCGCAAGCTAGTTACTGTTTCTGATGCTAAATCAATTCCATCTGAGCAGTTTCGAACGATTCGCACAAATATTAAATTTGCACAACCAAATCAAGATGTGAAAACTATTTTAGTAACCTCCTCCATTCCTGGTGAAGGAAAGTCTACTAACGCAGCGAATATCGGTGTCGTTTTTTCACAAGAGGGGAAGAAGGTATTAATTGTCGATGCTGACATGCGTAAGCCGACTCTCCACCATACATTTCATCTCGCAAATAGTGTGGGTCTCTCCTCTATATTATCTAGGCAGGAAAAATTTCTAGATGTTATCCAAAAAACGTTTGTAGAAGGAGTGGATATTGTTGCAAGTGGACCAATTCCACCAAACCCAACAGAGCTACTGGCATCTGAAACGATGATATCTTTTATGGCGATTGCCAAAGAAAAATACGATATCGTTATTTTCGACGCCCCGCCTTTATTATATGTATCGGATGCACAAATTTTATCCAATAAATGTGATGGCACAATATTAATAGTCAATTCAGGTACTGTTGGGAAAGCTGCGGTATTAAAATCAAAGTCCATATTAACGATTTCTCAAGCCAATATTTTAGGGATTGTCTTGAATAATTTTAAAATGAAGTGCAATAAGTACTATCAATATTATGGAATAGAGTAA
- a CDS encoding glycosyltransferase, whose translation MKKILHIIPTTDFGGITTMILDIWANTNKSVYHFDFVVFNKGRYHDTFIEHGSKLFYQKYITKQGPLAYMMKIYKIIKDNGYDAVHDHTGYRAIFTLLAARLAGVKCRVLHSHTNVAEEWSNKYFLSFLKKISVMNATKLVACSTHAGEFCFGEKSFDILFNPMDINKIKYLSQTEKKLLKKELGISENDLVLGHIGRFVPVKNQQFLLKLATRLKQKHINFKLIFIGEGPLEEEIRLLVERNQLQESVRLLGQRADIINLLQLFDKFILPSKYEGFGIVLLEAQVCGTPSIVSTTVPRDVDLNIGLIQYLDINGNIEDWLQEINRKNEPIELNSIVHGIENKGLDAEDIAKKMCSYYI comes from the coding sequence ATGAAGAAGATTTTGCATATTATTCCTACTACAGATTTTGGCGGAATTACAACGATGATATTAGACATTTGGGCTAATACAAATAAGTCAGTGTACCACTTTGATTTTGTAGTGTTCAACAAGGGAAGATATCATGACACTTTTATAGAACATGGTTCCAAATTGTTTTATCAAAAATATATTACGAAGCAGGGTCCTCTTGCCTATATGATGAAAATATACAAAATAATTAAAGACAATGGATATGATGCAGTGCATGATCATACGGGTTATCGCGCTATTTTTACATTGTTAGCAGCACGATTGGCTGGCGTCAAATGTAGAGTGTTACACAGTCATACAAATGTTGCGGAAGAATGGAGTAATAAATATTTTTTATCTTTCCTAAAAAAAATAAGTGTGATGAATGCGACTAAGCTCGTTGCATGTAGTACACATGCAGGAGAATTTTGCTTTGGTGAGAAATCCTTTGACATTTTATTTAACCCAATGGATATCAATAAAATAAAATATCTCTCACAGACAGAAAAGAAATTATTAAAAAAAGAATTGGGAATTAGTGAAAATGATTTAGTTTTAGGACATATTGGACGTTTTGTTCCTGTGAAGAATCAGCAGTTTTTATTGAAACTTGCTACGAGATTAAAGCAAAAACATATTAATTTTAAATTGATTTTTATTGGAGAGGGTCCTTTAGAGGAAGAAATTCGTCTGTTGGTCGAGCGCAATCAATTACAGGAATCTGTAAGACTGTTAGGGCAACGTGCTGATATTATCAACCTTCTTCAGTTGTTCGATAAATTTATTTTACCATCTAAATATGAGGGATTTGGAATTGTCCTATTAGAAGCACAAGTATGTGGCACGCCATCAATTGTTTCTACAACTGTACCAAGAGACGTAGATCTTAATATTGGCCTAATTCAGTATTTGGATATTAATGGAAATATTGAAGATTGGCTACAAGAAATCAACAGAAAGAATGAACCGATTGAACTGAATAGCATCGTGCATGGAATCGAAAACAAAGGATTGGATGCAGAAGATATTGCAAAAAAAATGTGTTCTTACTATATATAA